The sequence GTAAATAATTATTGGTCTTTATCCTATCGATTCTCTCGGATTAATATAGGTGTGAGTATAGATATTAATAAGCGGCATTTAACCGTGAAAACTGAGAGCTCGCTAAGCGTTAAGTCATCAAAAATCACATAATAAATCTGTTTAGCTTATTCCATTGTTCTTCTCATTAATATGAATTGCTTGAAACAATATCCCCTCCAGTCATTGCACTTGCAATTTCGATTATATAATCTGCATATTCACCCGGCCCTCAAAAGGTATACTTCCCTCCCCTTTCGCATATGCCCCCTTGATTTGGCAATCTAATGGCCTACCGCAAATTGCTCATGACTTGCGGGGAGTATGTGTCGGGTTCTTTGGGTTTAAGTGTATATATCGGAAAACTCTGTCTCGGCTAGGAGGTGGAAAATGCAACAGGGCAGTTTGCAACTCATGGCAATTGCTGTTAGCTAAGTTGGCTCTAAGCCGCTGTTGCCTTGGCTTTCAGTTGATCGCGGATCGTGGCAGTGATCAGTTGCATTCTAAACTTTTATAGGAAGTCAGGAGGTAACACGGGAGATCGCTAGTacttaaaatgaaattaaaactTTGCAATGCTCTTAATACACAAATTTCTTGATTTTACAATCATTTAATTACTTCGAAAATTGCTATAGCAAATTGTTAATCAAACAACGCAATCAGCATACAGCATACAATGTTAAAATTGGTTTTCTAAGAAAaagccaaaaccaaaaaaaatatttgggaATTAAAAACGACTATCAATTGCCTAACCCAAAAAATATAATCGTGGTTAAAATAACAGAGTTTAGTTTAAAGATTATTAAAGTGTCAGTAAACTAGAAAAGTTCAAGACCGCAACCAATCAAAAGTTTAAACATAAAATGGCCAAATTAAGTTTCCAGCCGAACACTACAATTAAATAACTGGGTGGACACCTCTTAATCGCCACAGCTCAAATTTTCAACGCTTGAGAAATCTGTCGCTTAAAGGTCCAAAAGACAATTACCAGTCAAATTCCGGTCACGATCTTAGCATGTTCTCAGATACAAAGTTGCAAGTGCAGCGCTTCAGATACAAAAGTATCTAAAATAACAGCAATAGCAACCTTTTGTGTCCCGTGAGTAAACTTTGATCTTTTGTGCAGACCCCGGATCGAATTGTGTTGCATTTTGAGTTCCAcaccaaaatatttaaagaggtTATTATAGTTCAGATAACCTAGCAAtacaattttatttctttttattttgacattCTGATATATTACATATTTACATATTCATATAATAGCTTTAACACCAATTAATTTGTCATTACTAGACACTTTAAGCCATTTATATTGGCGCACTCATGTAAAAAGCGCagaaaaactattaaaaaagaaatacaaatcCCCACCTGGCAGCACATATGAAAAAACTTTAATAAAGATTGATTGGAGTGATTATTTTAACCCGAATACGTAAAGAATAATTACTTGTgaaatacataaaaatattaatgttAATCGGTAAAATACTAACTTGTATTTATTGTATTTGCTGGGTAAACAAAGTGGTTTGCAATGCTACTGCTGCCCCTGTTTTTGTTGACCTTTTCTTTGAGACCGGAACCCAATGGAGCGGAGCAAATTCTGGGCTTGTTCCAACATCCCGGCAAGAGTCACTTTGACTTCTTCAGACCCATATTCTTGGCCCTGGCGGAAAGAGGTCACAACATCAGCATGTATAGCTATTTTCCACTGGAGAAACCAGTGGCCAACTACACGGATTTTGTCTTCCAGGGAATGCCTCTTCTCACAGATATTGTAGATCTCAAGGTAATTAAGAAGAGTTTATCGAAAGGAAGAGTTCAAAACCTATTCCATTACAGAATTTCGAATCGGAATGGAAGCCACTGGGACTGCCCTTCAAGGTGCCCACGTTCTTTATGCTTAACGATTGGGGACTACGATCCTGTAGAGTGGCTTTGAACTCACCCCTCATCGCCCAGCTCCTGGAATCCCCCATCCGCTACGACGTCATAATACTGGAACATTTCTCCAACGATTGTATGGCAGCGGTGGCTCATCTGCTCAAGGCACCTGTAATCGCTTTGAGTAGCTGTGCCATAATGCCTTGGCACTACAAACGAATGGGCAGTCCGTTCATTAACCCCATCATGCCCATGAATTTCCTGCCCTACACAGATGAGATGAGTCTGATCGATCGACTGAATAATTTCTTCCATTTTCACATCGTAAATACACTGTACAAGTGGGTATAACATTTTCTTGATTTCAAAATGTCGTATCTTATCTCCTTTGATTTTCCCTTGAAAAGTTTGATTACCCAACCAGCCACCGATGCGATGATCGAGCAGAGATTCGGACCTGGACTGCAACCCGTCAATGAGATCGTGAAGAATACGAGTCTGATGCTGATCAATCAGTATTATGCTTTAACCGGACCACGCCCTTATGCCCCAAATGTGGTGGAAGTGGGCGGATTGCAAGTGGGCCCGCAAAAACCGCTGCCAAAAGTAAGTTTatgttatattttataaatttacttATATTATTTGCCCCTATTgctaagaaaaaaaattgtcttGCCTTAAGGTCGTGAAACTCTTTATCAAAAATTCTTAgtcattttgttttgtttaataaACACAATAGTCCCACCAGAGATAATATGGGcaaaatttcaaatatttttg is a genomic window of Drosophila suzukii chromosome 2L, CBGP_Dsuzu_IsoJpt1.0, whole genome shotgun sequence containing:
- the Ugt36F1 gene encoding UDP-glycosyltransferase UGT5; the encoded protein is MLLLPLFLLTFSLRPEPNGAEQILGLFQHPGKSHFDFFRPIFLALAERGHNISMYSYFPLEKPVANYTDFVFQGMPLLTDIVDLKNFESEWKPLGLPFKVPTFFMLNDWGLRSCRVALNSPLIAQLLESPIRYDVIILEHFSNDCMAAVAHLLKAPVIALSSCAIMPWHYKRMGSPFINPIMPMNFLPYTDEMSLIDRLNNFFHFHIVNTLYNLITQPATDAMIEQRFGPGLQPVNEIVKNTSLMLINQYYALTGPRPYAPNVVEVGGLQVGPQKPLPKHLLDLLDRSPNGIIYISWGSMVNTNTLPLDKRNQLFQSISRLKEYNFLMRWKGEKSLDKEKPSNLYTFDWLPQRDLLCHPKVKAFISHGGLLGTTEAVHCGVPMLLTPFYGDQFLNSGAIKQRGFGVIVDFSDFDADHITRGLQIILDKKFADNVRRSTEAFRQRPISPLELAIWWIEYVIKSRGAPLMQSEARHINWIVYNSIDVYLFWLGFVWLMIVAFWKLIKGIGSFFGWGKISRDTKTKTQ